The following proteins come from a genomic window of Alosa alosa isolate M-15738 ecotype Scorff River chromosome 2, AALO_Geno_1.1, whole genome shotgun sequence:
- the LOC125291302 gene encoding uncharacterized protein LOC125291302: protein MWLDDGVGNLRHHSTTPMYGRYKMERMLFVPSQHVLVGYCNDLCLRVLTDNTQEMVVLYHTQCPASVLCMHYCLETNELLTGSMGLIAFWGFWTSAQTPLSLLRILDWTRCSIERETVVSAFVSQRQTNSIYVLCDRNIKNFEHTGQNENFEFRGQSYATLRCVVPEWRQRYLYTGDADGYVQVWSCDIRRLFLQFRAHATAVTSVVLLAESGSILTASTGCWIKQWTRSGDLLLKLHINMPGGVRSMWPLSKNIVMCQSATILDVWRLNSIYRSFNDTACTVRVLRRVECCRGRCRILAVTLDGIIRFLSPVTGELLFLSWPFLHIDKALGFAYAPSQEELYLCDGSVEVLVLNTTLSPCPVTRVINTVRDGNDGVLCLETVMVWSSQDGAGDESPNCLVFSGHRNGKLELLSPLGVFCEPQKAHNGAISQISSLPGQRPSICCYGTDCLFTVWSVRLEQCEVVLTLEGQIICDFTPVHYTLMDGLVCAVSPQQHLIFYSVHGVRVAERERKRSERISCLDYCPQLAILALTGSSGKIEIWSHEGDLVAEIQLGVPVTQLCFGNARGDILASFADSISIISATHVLPASYLRTVLGQAPLDDIVELPIPFLPKSPLHYDIGLVPKVYLKYLNRTKEKVMIEPTPDQTTTEGILEGIPPEEQKEQTSKFVIMPYCSAAWRAPVARTAKNTQPTPPEVEPNETPDAPNEALIQTKRCEQDFLSLFRHIALDGYIPNSVIRAIHLQEEEEEEEEAEEEESLERFLPTCLLRDFEEKEDASEHTQAIQEILTRAKVTRRVNAQLTIFNPEATGQEERQVPEKKVPEKKMPEKKSQETEEEIDHVKQRVDVLLEHLNVTCQFSYTEYSNKLLEVLRKQHLKQSLLDQVRGKLLSHIRDASLVWRQHEGLKYLHLMQLLLSDDIALIGTFLASSNQELRDLTRYILRDVFQICEKQALKEELQKTMSMTTLEPFLDQLSDDLVLKENVDHDETSHKATKQRRKSQDMTGRTHRSSSIKSEFQQHDVQRRALDHNGQRRALDHNDSQKVRRSSKVTDGSTKVSKEQENLSDNEAKQTQIQTGMFDRTTFHHTPEPARQKKRAVKPRSKKENLTDLEQAGPSPNDPLLYAFRKSRKHNVATYPTVEKYESHLLPSDSGLGSLVSQEMSSEKVPFGGEDGGSLPITKPHKLISKPQDLISQHPQHVSQYFRYISQDPEHISQHPHYVSEHHDYISQHPHYSSQHPQHMHKHPRHMTQHPLQFSQHPQQISQHAQRISQHGRRISQRPRHMTQHPQQISQQPGHLSRRAALAAEEPGDHATVPGDTDPHWRESLHKLISLHGFRSQKAARAAASLCAWPLALQARDTSRTLPRLLPRPACKGALGERVAACQGALGERVAQSTEMTDACRGPVTTFQHQLPLPWRLGHFPLQPHGQLKYGRLEMDWVRADDAQLSQTGRITLPKINPKGSHVQA, encoded by the exons ATGTGGCTAGACGACGGGGTAGGCAACCTTCGCCACCACTCTACCACCCCCATGTACGGCAGATATAAGATGGAGCGCATGCTGTTTGTGCCCAGTCAACACGTCCTGGTGGGGTACTGTAACGACCTGTGCCTGCGTGTCCTCACGGACAACACTCAGGAGATGGTTGTGCTGTACCACACCCAGTGCCCGGCCTCCGTGCTCTGCATGCACTACTGTCTGGAGACCAACGAGCTGTTGACCGGCAGCATGGGCCTCATTGCATTCTGGGGTTTCTGGACGTCTGCTCAGACGCCGCTGAGCCTGCTGCGGATTCTGGACTGGACGCGGTGTTCCATTGAGCGGGAGACCGTGGTCTCGGCCTTCGTGTCCCAGCGACAGACCAACTCCATTTACGTCCTGTGCGACCGGAACATAAAGAACTTTGAGCACACTGGTCAAAACGAGAATTTTGAGTTCCGGGGTCAGAGCTACGCCACGCTCCGCTGTGTGGTCCCAGAGTGGCGGCAGAGGTATCTGTACACAGGTGACGCTGATGGCTATGTGCAGGTGTGGAGCTGTGATATACGCCGTTTGTTCCTTCAGTTCCGCGCTCACGCCACTGCCGTCACTTCCGTGGTGCTGCTCGCCGAGTCTGGCAGCATCCTAACCGCCTCGACAGGATGTTGGATCAAACAGTGGACGCGCAGTGGGGACCTCCTGCTCAAGCTGCACATCAACATGCCAGGAGGGGTGCGAAGCATGTGGCCTCTCAGCAAAAACATCGTCATGTGCCAGTCGGCCACCATCTTGGATGTGTGGCGTCTGAACAGCATCTACAGGTCTTTCAACGACACAGCCTGCACTGTGCGTGTGCTCAGACGGGTGGAGTGTTGCCGTGGGAGATGTCGGATTCTCGCGGTGACGCTGGACGGCATCATTCGATTCCTCTCCCCAGTTACTGGAGAACTGCTGTTTCTCTCGTGGCCCTTCCTGCACATCGACAAAGCCCTCGGCTTCGCCTACGCCCCCAGCCAGGAGGAGCTGTACTTGTGTGACGGAAGTGTGGAGGTCCTCGTGCTGAACACCACCCTCAGCCCCTGTCCGGTGACACGCGTCATAAACACGGTGAGAGACGGCAATGACGGCGTGTTGTGTTTGGAGACCGTAATGGTCTGGAGCTCACAGGATGGAGCTGGCGACGAGAGCCCAAACTGCCTGGTGTTTAGTGGACATCGCAATGGGAAGCTGGAGCTTCTCTCACCTCTCGGTGTGTTCTGCGAACCCCAGAAAGCGCACAACGGAGCGATCAGTCAGATAAGTAGCCTCCCTGGACAAAGGCCCTCGATCTGTTGCTATGGTACCGACTGCCTGTTTACCGTCTGGTCTGTCAGATTGGAACAGTGCGAAGTGGTTCTGACTTTAGAGGGTCAGATAATCTGCGATTTCACCCCAGTCCACTACACACTGATGGACGGGTTAGTTTGTGCCGTGTCACCACAGCAACACTTGATCTTTTATTCTGTTCACGGGGTCAGAGtcgcagagagggagaggaaaaggtCAGAGAGGATATCATGCCTTGACTACTGCCCCCAGCTGGCTATTCTCGCCCTGACGGGCAGCAGCGGTAAGATTGAGATCTGGAGTCATGAAGGGGACTTGGTGGCCGAGATCCAGCTCGGAGTGCCTGTGACACAACTGTGCTTTGGAAACGCGCGCGGTGACATCCTTGCTTCCTTCGCAGACAGTATCAGCATCATTTCAGCCACACATGTTCTGCCAGCAAGCTATTTGAGGACCGTGTTGGGGCAGGCTCCCCTGGACGACATAGTTGAGCTACCTATTCCCTTCCTTCCAAAATCACCCTTGCATTATGACATTGGCTTAGTGCCAAAGGTTTATCTGAAGTATCTCAATCGGACCAAGGAGAAGGTCATGATTGAACCAACCCCTGATCAGACCACAACCGAGGGCATATTGGAGGGAATTCCTCCCGAGGAACAGAAAGAACAAACTAGCAAGTTCGTCATCATGCCCTACTGCTCAGCCGCATGGAGGGCACCAG TGGCCAGGACAGCTAAGAACACTCAGCCAACGCCCCCAGAGGTGGAGCCCAATGAGACGCCTGATGCTCCCAATGAAGCACTGATCCAGACAAAGAGATGCGAGCAggacttcctctccctctttagaCACATCGCCCTAGATGGTTATATTCCCAATTCAGTGATCCGAGCCATCCATttacaggaggaggaggaggaggaggaggaggcagaggaggaagagtcTCTTGAGCGCTTCCTACCCACATGCCTCCTGAGAGACTTTGAAGAAAAAGAGGAtgcctctgaacacacacaagccatACAGGAGATTTTAACACGTGCGAAGGTTACAAGAAGGGTTAATGCACAGCTAACGATATTTAACCCTGAGGCCACTGGTCAAGAGGAGAGACAGGTGCCAGAGAAAAAGGTGCCAGAGAAAAAGATGCCAGAGAAAAAGAGTCaagaaacagaggaagagatagatCATGTCAAGCAGAGGGTCGATGTACTGCTGGAACATTTAAACGTAACGTGCCAGTTTTCTTACACGGAATACTCTAACAAGCTGCTGGAGGTCCTTAGGAAGCAGCACCTGAAGCAGAGCCTTCTGGACCAAGTGAGAGGGAAGCTCCTCTCTCACATCAGGGACGCGTCTCTTGTGTGGCGCCAGCACGAGGGCCTGAAGTACCTGCACCTGATGCAGCTCCTGCTCAGCGACGACATCGCTCTGATTGGCACGTTCTTGGCCAGCTCGAACCAAGAGCTGCGTGACTTAACCCGTTACATTCTGCGGGACGTGTTCCAAATTTGTGAGAAGCAGGCACTAAAGGAGGAACTGCAGAAAACAATGAG CATGACCACATTGGAGCCCTTTCTTGATCAACTCTCTGACGACTTGGTGCTGAAGGAGAATGTTGATCATGATGAAACTTCACACAAAGCTACAAAACAGCGGAGAAAAAGCCAAG ACATGACGGGCAGAACCCATCGTTCCTCCTCCATTAAGTCTGAATTCCAGCAACACGACGTCCAGCGGAGGGCATTAGACCACAACGGTCAGCGGAGGGCATTAGACCACAACG ACTCACAAAAGGTCCGCCGATCCTCCAAAGTGACCGATGGATCTACTAAAGTCTCTAAAGAACAAGAGAACCTCAGTGACAATGAAGCGAAACAGACTCAAATACAGACTGGCATGTTCGACAGGACGACGTTCCATCACACTCCTGAGCCTGCACGCCAGAAAAAACGTGCCGTCAAACCCCGATCTAAAAAGGAGAATCTCACTGATCTGGAGCAGGCAGGCCCATCACCTAATGACCCATTACTGTATGCGTTTAGAAAATCTCGCAAACACAACGTAGCTACATATCCGACAGTGGAAAAATACGAGTCACACCTTCTGCCCAGTGACTCTGGCCTGGGCTCCCTGGTCAGCCAAGAGATGTCCTCAGAGAAGGTGCCCTTTGGAGGTGAAGATGGTGGCTCCCTGCCAATCACCAAGCCCCACAAGCTCATCTCTAAACCCCAGGACCTAATTTCCCAGCATCCTCAGCATGTTTCCCAGTACTTCCGCTACATCTCCCAGGATCCTGAGCACATCTCACAACATCCTCACTACGTCTCTGAGCATCATGACTACATTTCCCAGCATCCTCATTACAGTTCCCAGCATCCTCAGCACATGCACAAGCATCCTCGGCACATGACCCAGCATCCTCTGCAATTTTCCCAGCATCCCCAGCAAATCTCTCAGCATGCTCAGCGTATCTCCCAGCATGGTCGGCGTATCTCCCAGCGTCCTCGGCACATGACCCAGCATCCTCAGCAGATCTCCCAGCAGCCCGGTCATCTCTCGCGGCGTGCTGCCCTCGCGGCTGAGGAGCCCGGTGACCACGCCACGGTCCCCGGGGACACTGACCCCCACTGGAGGGAGAGCCTGCACAAGCTCATCTCGCTGCACGGCTTCCGCTCCCAGAAGGCGGCGCGGGCGGCGGCCTCGTTGTGTGCATGGCCGCTCGCGCTGCAGGCCCGTGACACGAGCCGGACGCTCCCACGGCTCCTCCCCCGGCCAGCGTGCAAGGGGGCACTGGGCGAGAGGGTGGCAGCGTGCCAGGGGGCACTGGGCGAGAGGGTGGCACAGAGCACAGAGATGACGGACGCCTGCCGGGGCCCCGTGACGACGTTTCAACACCAACTTCCTCTGCCCTGGCGCCTCGGCCACTTCCCCCTGCAGCCTCACGGGCAGCTGAAGTACGGCAGACTCGAGATGGACTGGGTCAGAGCGGACGATGCCCAGCTCAGCCAGACGGGCAGGATCACGCTGCCCAAAATCAACCCCAAAGGCTCCCATGTTCAGGCTTAG